In the genome of bacterium, one region contains:
- a CDS encoding sugar ABC transporter permease, protein MTPAPRTRRPSLSRRLWGRHHAGLIGVVYVLPAVAFLAFFLLVPILEAFYYSFFDWDGVHAIFVGLGNYLHLLHSITFQQIAINNVILLACIPIWTLFPLVLAVMLHGRVRGWQFFRLAIFSTTALSYTVIGIVWAYIYSYNGPFNALLSLFHVGRVDWLANSVTAMGALVVTAIWTFMGTGLIVYLGGLGAIPPEVLESAKLDGASGVTMMRSIILPLMKRYVEFFGVFSIINAFTNLFALIFVMTNGGPGFSTTTMEFYIYVDAFSNMNFGEASAVGVLLFVVMLGVALVPMKFLQTGG, encoded by the coding sequence GTGACTCCTGCTCCCCGCACCCGACGGCCATCACTGAGTCGGCGTCTCTGGGGACGGCATCATGCAGGGCTGATCGGCGTCGTATACGTACTGCCCGCCGTTGCCTTTCTGGCCTTCTTTCTCCTCGTCCCGATCCTCGAAGCCTTCTACTACAGCTTCTTCGATTGGGATGGCGTTCATGCCATCTTTGTGGGCTTGGGCAACTACCTGCACCTCCTCCATTCCATCACGTTTCAGCAGATCGCGATCAACAACGTGATCCTGCTCGCCTGTATACCGATATGGACTCTATTCCCGCTCGTGTTGGCGGTGATGCTGCACGGCCGAGTCAGGGGTTGGCAGTTCTTCCGCTTGGCGATCTTCTCCACAACCGCGCTTTCGTATACGGTAATTGGGATCGTCTGGGCGTACATCTACTCCTACAACGGGCCGTTCAACGCACTGTTGAGCCTCTTCCATGTGGGGCGCGTGGACTGGCTTGCCAACAGCGTGACGGCGATGGGCGCACTGGTGGTTACCGCAATCTGGACCTTCATGGGTACCGGGCTCATTGTGTACCTCGGCGGTCTTGGCGCCATCCCGCCGGAGGTTCTTGAGTCAGCCAAGCTCGATGGAGCGAGCGGGGTCACCATGATGCGGTCGATCATTTTACCTCTCATGAAACGGTACGTGGAATTTTTCGGTGTGTTCAGCATCATCAACGCCTTTACCAACCTGTTTGCGCTAATCTTTGTCATGACCAATGGCGGACCGGGGTTCTCCACAACGACCATGGAGTTTTACATATACGTTGACGCATTCTCCAACATGAACTTCGGAGAAGCTTCCGCTGTCGGCGTGTTGCTGTTTGTGGTGATGCTGGGGGTCGCGCTGGTTCCCATGAAGTTTCTGCAGACGGGGGGATGA
- a CDS encoding carbohydrate ABC transporter permease, producing the protein MSRIAVYAGLSIVTISSLYPFFLMFINSFKSMGEYFANPYGLPRDWTLSSFQLMFNTMDPLRALLNSTIVVVLGVLLNLLVASMAAYSLTKLRPPGYRFLFVSILSAMMVPFQVILVPLFVNMAHLGWVNTFQVVVLLYVATSCPFGVYLMRSYYAGVQDELIEAAQMDGLSYHGIFTRIMIPVARPALVTLGVINFVQMWTNLLIALVFLQQQGTRTITVGIALLTGQRLTNYPAMFALLLIGSVPTVICFLLFQRHLASGVLVGVEH; encoded by the coding sequence GTGAGCAGGATCGCGGTGTATGCGGGGTTGAGCATCGTGACGATCTCCTCCCTCTACCCCTTCTTTCTGATGTTCATCAACTCGTTCAAATCGATGGGCGAGTACTTCGCCAACCCATACGGATTACCGCGGGACTGGACGCTCTCTAGCTTCCAGCTCATGTTCAACACGATGGACCCGCTGAGGGCCCTGCTCAACTCCACGATCGTCGTTGTTCTTGGCGTGTTGCTGAACCTCCTGGTGGCCAGCATGGCGGCGTACTCGCTGACGAAACTGCGACCTCCCGGGTACCGGTTCTTGTTCGTTAGTATCCTTAGTGCCATGATGGTACCCTTCCAAGTGATCCTCGTCCCCCTGTTCGTGAATATGGCACATCTCGGTTGGGTGAATACCTTTCAGGTTGTCGTTCTCCTGTACGTCGCCACTTCTTGCCCCTTCGGCGTCTACCTTATGCGGTCGTACTACGCAGGCGTGCAGGATGAACTCATCGAGGCCGCTCAAATGGACGGCCTATCCTATCACGGCATATTCACGCGCATCATGATTCCTGTGGCACGTCCTGCGCTCGTGACATTGGGCGTGATCAACTTCGTCCAAATGTGGACAAATCTACTAATCGCACTAGTGTTTCTACAACAGCAAGGCACGCGCACGATCACAGTGGGCATCGCGTTGCTTACTGGCCAGCGGTTGACGAATTATCCGGCGATGTTCGCCTTGCTCTTGATCGGTAGCGTACCGACGGTCATTTGTTTCCTCCTGTTCCAGCGGCACCTCGCCAGCGGCGTGCTCGTGGGTGTGGAGCACTGA